A window from Leptothermofonsia sichuanensis E412 encodes these proteins:
- a CDS encoding toll/interleukin-1 receptor domain-containing protein, translated as MAEVFISYSRRDKPFVQVLHQALNQSHCDAWVDWEDIPVTADWWKEIEAGIQAANTFVFVISPDSIASKVCNQEVEYASQNNKRMVPILRREGFALDTVHSALSRHNWLFFREEDDFDQAFNALIQAINTDLPHVRSHTRLLVRAIEWEEQNRDHSFLLRGSDLVAAEQWLEQTATKQPAPTPLQVEYIDLSRKVEEAQQILLVAGRQARRMIRIGATILGITLITAAIVGLLATREFQRMHLVYRLESGSEGALNQFKFRELDGLQAALGVAQTLRSTIKPNQPLVDYPSTRPVQTLQTILDGIHEKNRYIGHQDGVNSASFSPNGKYVVTASEDHTAKLWDLAGQPLAELKHDSEVLSASFSPHGQQIVTASYDGTVRLWNLKGQPLAVFKGHQEAAYSASFSPDGTQIISASYDGTARLWDLKGREVMQFKRDGEPVWNAAFSPDGKTVATASGKTATLWDLSGNPLQTFKGHQERVSTVSFSPDGQQLLTASDDTTARLWNLSGQQQVVFRGTVGVYSASFSPTGDRIVTADYDGLVRIWNLSGVEIDKLRGHGDTVNTAFFSPNGQQIVTASFDKTARLWELKPLSYAMQGHEDRILNASFSPEGQRVLTASYDKTVRIWDLLGQPLAILTGHRSKVSSASFSPDGTNVVSASDDGTARLWNLTGETLAEFRGHADKVFSSSFSPDGQLVVTASADKTARLWNQAGRQLAVLKGHQGNVNSAQFSPDGKFIVTASDDTTTRLWNLAGKQILVLKGHRKAVWSASFSPDGTQIITASSDYTARLWNRAGKQLATLTGHEGIVNSASFSPEGTQIVTASVDRTARLWDLTGRQLAILRGHEDTVWSASFSPDGKWIVTASVDRTARLWQVRTLDQLMAQACSWLHDYFKNPEVDQGDRQLCQNL; from the coding sequence ATGGCTGAAGTCTTCATCTCCTACTCTCGCCGGGACAAACCATTTGTCCAGGTGCTCCACCAGGCACTGAACCAAAGTCACTGCGATGCCTGGGTGGACTGGGAAGATATTCCAGTCACGGCAGATTGGTGGAAGGAAATTGAAGCGGGGATTCAGGCGGCGAACACGTTTGTGTTTGTGATCAGCCCGGACTCGATCGCCTCTAAGGTTTGCAATCAGGAGGTGGAGTATGCCTCCCAGAACAACAAGCGTATGGTTCCAATTCTGCGGCGGGAAGGCTTTGCCCTGGATACCGTCCATTCCGCTTTGAGTCGCCATAACTGGCTGTTCTTTCGGGAAGAGGATGATTTTGACCAGGCTTTTAATGCCCTGATTCAGGCCATTAATACGGACTTACCACATGTGCGATCGCACACCCGGTTACTGGTGCGGGCGATCGAGTGGGAGGAACAAAATCGGGATCACAGCTTTTTGCTGCGGGGGAGTGACCTAGTGGCTGCGGAGCAATGGTTAGAGCAGACAGCGACAAAGCAACCGGCCCCCACGCCCCTACAGGTAGAGTACATTGACCTCAGTCGTAAGGTGGAAGAGGCGCAGCAGATTCTGCTGGTTGCCGGTCGGCAGGCACGACGCATGATTCGGATTGGGGCAACCATTCTGGGAATTACTCTAATCACAGCGGCGATCGTGGGACTGCTGGCTACCCGGGAATTTCAGCGAATGCACCTGGTCTACCGCCTGGAGAGTGGCAGTGAGGGAGCGCTGAATCAGTTCAAGTTCCGTGAACTTGACGGACTCCAGGCGGCCCTGGGAGTTGCCCAGACCTTAAGATCCACTATTAAACCCAATCAACCGCTGGTAGACTACCCCAGTACCAGACCTGTCCAGACCTTGCAGACCATCCTGGACGGAATTCATGAAAAAAATCGATACATCGGGCACCAGGATGGCGTCAATAGTGCCAGTTTTAGCCCGAATGGCAAGTATGTTGTGACTGCTTCAGAGGATCATACGGCTAAGTTGTGGGATCTGGCGGGGCAACCACTGGCAGAGTTGAAACACGACAGCGAAGTCCTGAGTGCCAGTTTTAGCCCGCATGGGCAGCAAATTGTGACAGCATCTTATGATGGCACCGTCCGGTTATGGAACTTGAAGGGTCAGCCCCTGGCCGTATTCAAAGGTCACCAGGAAGCCGCTTATAGCGCCAGTTTCAGTCCAGATGGAACCCAAATTATCTCCGCTTCCTATGATGGAACCGCCCGTTTATGGGATCTCAAGGGACGGGAAGTGATGCAGTTCAAAAGGGATGGGGAACCAGTCTGGAATGCAGCCTTCAGCCCCGATGGGAAAACAGTGGCGACTGCCTCTGGCAAGACAGCAACCCTGTGGGATCTTTCCGGGAACCCCCTCCAAACGTTTAAGGGCCATCAGGAGCGAGTTAGCACGGTTAGTTTTAGCCCGGATGGTCAGCAGCTTTTGACCGCCTCAGATGATACAACCGCTCGTCTGTGGAATCTCTCAGGTCAACAACAGGTGGTTTTTCGAGGCACGGTTGGGGTCTATAGTGCCAGTTTCAGCCCGACGGGCGATCGCATCGTCACAGCCGACTACGATGGGCTGGTGCGGATCTGGAACCTGTCAGGGGTTGAGATCGACAAACTCCGTGGCCATGGGGATACGGTCAACACGGCGTTTTTTAGCCCCAATGGACAGCAGATTGTGACCGCATCTTTCGATAAGACTGCCCGTCTATGGGAACTAAAACCTTTGAGCTACGCCATGCAGGGGCATGAAGATCGGATTCTGAATGCCAGTTTCAGTCCAGAAGGACAGCGAGTGCTCACCGCTTCCTATGACAAAACTGTTCGTATCTGGGATCTGTTAGGTCAGCCGTTGGCAATTCTGACTGGGCACAGGAGTAAGGTTTCCAGTGCCAGCTTCAGTCCTGATGGCACCAACGTTGTGAGCGCATCGGATGATGGCACTGCCCGCCTCTGGAATTTGACCGGGGAAACACTGGCAGAATTTCGAGGACACGCAGATAAGGTATTTAGTTCCAGTTTCAGCCCTGATGGGCAGCTAGTTGTGACCGCATCCGCCGACAAGACCGCCCGCCTCTGGAATCAGGCTGGAAGGCAGCTTGCTGTCCTCAAGGGGCACCAGGGAAATGTCAACAGTGCCCAGTTCAGTCCCGATGGCAAGTTTATTGTCACGGCATCAGACGATACCACGACTCGATTGTGGAACCTGGCTGGAAAACAGATTTTAGTGCTCAAAGGGCACCGCAAAGCTGTTTGGAGTGCCAGCTTTAGCCCGGATGGAACGCAGATTATTACCGCGTCCAGCGATTACACGGCTCGTCTGTGGAATCGAGCCGGGAAGCAGCTTGCGACGTTGACTGGCCATGAGGGGATTGTCAACAGTGCCAGCTTTAGTCCAGAGGGTACCCAGATTGTCACGGCATCGGTGGATCGCACCGCCCGCCTGTGGGATTTGACCGGCAGGCAACTGGCAATTCTGCGCGGACACGAAGACACTGTCTGGAGTGCCAGTTTCAGCCCCGATGGAAAATGGATTGTCACGGCATCGGTGGATAGAACGGCCCGCCTGTGGCAGGTGAGAACCCTGGATCAGTTGATGGCTCAAGCCTGTAGCTGGTTGCATGATTATTTTAAGAATCCAGAAGTAGACCAGGGCGATCGCCAACTCTGCCAGAATCTCTAA
- a CDS encoding CHAT domain-containing protein: MTHLWRQWLRSGLLFGLGLLICCLVHGLSPLPLSLKVAAESAPLSSLVRQGVEHYQAGDFDQAIAHWQKALAQAKDARQQGIIYNNLAQAYRQVGQLDRAIEHWQQAARNYRALRQAGLQPLARVLVEQAQAYLELGQNRQAIALLCGETRSAPDCLSESALAIARRQSDAPGEALAWVGLADAYSSLGEYDRAFALYQNGIQLATSLNDPDALTTAFNNLGNLHVQWAERYRFQARSAALEGEAGEETRLKALESQNLADARQAYEQSWHHSQSVGRLAQATALINLNHFLEQFAAARERERIAQNRSQVLTLLAPEPASRPKAYALINLAKSLQATNNGQDLLQSQDLLNQALNVTQAIGDRRAESFALGSLGQLEEIRGQYDEAMRWTRQAQFAAQQVNAAESLYLWQWQAGRILNTRHDKAGAIRSYEAAIASLQRIRSDIITANRDLQFNFRDSVEPVYRELMALLLERGQGSGAAGQQEKLTLVPPAAHSKTQNSKLKAQNPLLPALSSSLPALSSPPSSIPPENLEKALDILERLKLAELQNYFGDECVELSQSQTGQNSVRTDPTVAVVYSVILKDHTEMILRAPGSHQLTSYPVPLNRAQMQQEIHLLRSLLEKRTTDEFIPQVQKIYNYLIRPLAADLAATEPRTLVFVNDGVLRNVPMSALHDGNQFLIEQYAIATAPSLKLTSGNPLNRHNLQALTAGLSIARPPFPGLDNVPDEAEGVRKILGGTKLLNQDFTLEKLATMLRSQNYPIVHMATHGKFGVDADSTFLLAYDNRIQIDQIDTLLRTRQRNNPVELLTLSACQTASGDERTALGIAGVAVRAGVASVVATLWYINDEATVQLIKTFYEQLRNPALSRAEALKNAQVAMIKDLDYSHPAVWSPFILVGNWL, translated from the coding sequence ATGACCCATCTTTGGCGGCAGTGGCTACGTTCTGGCTTGTTGTTTGGGCTTGGGTTGCTCATCTGCTGTCTGGTACATGGGCTATCTCCGCTGCCTCTGAGCCTCAAAGTAGCGGCTGAATCTGCACCTCTGAGTTCTTTAGTGCGGCAGGGGGTGGAGCATTACCAGGCGGGGGATTTTGACCAGGCGATCGCCCACTGGCAAAAAGCCCTTGCCCAGGCAAAAGATGCCAGACAGCAGGGTATAATTTACAACAACCTGGCTCAGGCGTACCGGCAGGTGGGGCAACTGGATCGGGCAATTGAGCACTGGCAGCAGGCAGCCCGGAACTACCGGGCATTGAGACAGGCGGGACTGCAACCGCTGGCACGGGTGCTGGTGGAGCAGGCACAGGCTTACCTGGAACTGGGCCAGAACCGGCAGGCGATCGCCCTCCTGTGCGGGGAAACCAGGAGTGCCCCGGACTGTTTGTCAGAGAGTGCCCTGGCGATCGCCCGCAGACAGTCCGATGCCCCTGGGGAAGCTCTGGCATGGGTGGGACTGGCAGATGCCTACAGTTCCCTGGGAGAGTACGACCGTGCTTTCGCACTTTACCAGAACGGAATTCAGCTTGCTACATCCCTGAATGACCCCGACGCCTTAACCACAGCTTTCAACAATCTGGGCAATCTCCACGTCCAGTGGGCGGAGCGCTATCGGTTTCAGGCACGTTCTGCGGCTTTAGAAGGGGAAGCCGGGGAAGAAACTCGGTTGAAGGCTCTGGAAAGCCAGAATTTAGCGGATGCCCGTCAGGCATACGAACAAAGCTGGCACCATAGCCAGTCGGTGGGACGGCTAGCCCAGGCAACTGCACTGATTAATCTCAACCACTTTCTGGAACAGTTTGCAGCCGCCAGGGAACGGGAGCGAATTGCCCAGAATCGCAGTCAGGTGTTGACCCTGCTCGCCCCAGAACCCGCTTCTCGCCCTAAAGCCTATGCCCTGATCAATCTGGCAAAGAGTTTGCAGGCTACCAACAACGGACAGGACCTGCTCCAGAGTCAGGACCTTCTGAACCAGGCGTTGAACGTGACTCAGGCGATTGGCGATCGCCGGGCGGAGTCCTTCGCTTTAGGCAGTCTGGGTCAGCTAGAGGAGATCAGGGGACAATACGACGAGGCAATGCGATGGACCCGTCAGGCACAGTTTGCCGCTCAACAGGTGAATGCCGCAGAAAGCCTTTACCTCTGGCAATGGCAGGCAGGACGGATTCTAAACACCCGCCACGATAAAGCTGGAGCCATTCGATCCTACGAAGCGGCGATCGCCAGCCTCCAGCGCATTCGCAGCGATATCATCACCGCCAACCGCGACCTCCAATTCAACTTCCGCGACTCCGTAGAGCCAGTATATCGGGAGTTGATGGCCCTGTTGCTGGAGCGAGGGCAGGGCAGCGGGGCAGCGGGGCAGCAGGAGAAGCTGACGCTTGTACCGCCCGCCGCTCACTCCAAAACTCAGAACTCAAAACTCAAAGCTCAAAACCCCCTGCTCCCTGCTCTCTCCTCTTCCCTCCCCGCTCTCTCCTCCCCCCCCTCTTCCATTCCTCCCGAAAACCTGGAAAAAGCTCTGGACATCCTGGAGCGGTTGAAGCTGGCGGAACTGCAAAATTACTTTGGGGACGAGTGTGTTGAACTGTCCCAGAGCCAGACGGGGCAAAACAGTGTTCGCACTGATCCAACTGTGGCGGTGGTCTATTCGGTGATTTTGAAGGACCACACGGAGATGATTTTGCGTGCCCCCGGTAGCCATCAGTTGACCAGTTACCCCGTGCCTTTAAACCGTGCCCAGATGCAGCAGGAAATTCATTTGCTCCGCAGTCTGCTGGAAAAACGCACCACCGATGAATTCATTCCCCAGGTTCAAAAGATCTATAACTACCTGATTCGACCTCTGGCAGCGGATCTGGCAGCCACTGAACCCAGAACGCTGGTGTTTGTCAATGATGGTGTGCTGCGAAATGTGCCCATGTCTGCCCTGCATGATGGCAATCAATTTTTGATTGAGCAGTATGCGATCGCCACCGCCCCCAGCCTCAAGCTCACTTCCGGTAACCCCTTAAACCGCCATAATTTACAGGCACTCACCGCCGGACTGTCCATCGCCCGTCCCCCATTCCCCGGTCTGGACAATGTGCCCGACGAGGCAGAAGGCGTTCGCAAAATTCTGGGAGGGACCAAATTACTCAACCAGGATTTCACCCTGGAAAAGCTGGCAACCATGCTCAGAAGCCAGAACTACCCCATTGTCCACATGGCAACCCACGGCAAGTTTGGCGTGGATGCCGACAGCACCTTTCTGCTGGCTTACGACAACCGGATCCAGATTGATCAGATCGACACCCTGTTACGTACCCGCCAGCGCAACAACCCGGTTGAACTCCTGACCCTGAGTGCCTGCCAGACCGCCAGTGGCGACGAACGCACTGCCCTGGGCATTGCCGGAGTTGCCGTCCGTGCTGGGGTTGCCAGCGTCGTCGCCACCCTCTGGTACATCAACGACGAAGCCACTGTCCAGTTGATCAAAACCTTCTACGAACAACTGCGTAACCCTGCCCTATCCAGAGCCGAGGCCTTAAAAAATGCCCAGGTTGCCATGATCAAAGACCTCGACTACAGCCACCCGGCTGTATGGTCACCGTTCATTCTGGTGGGGAACTGGTTGTGA